One window of the Glycocaulis alkaliphilus genome contains the following:
- the rfaE2 gene encoding D-glycero-beta-D-manno-heptose 1-phosphate adenylyltransferase, with the protein MQRQAASLLLGSIAGKRALVIGDVLLDSFVYGEVKRISREAPVPILSETRREMMLGGAGNLVRNLISLGGEASVISVAGNDPQGDAVEGLLTDCGTHGCTLIREPGRSTPTKTRYVSGSQQMFCVDFDPGAAISADTAKAVIAAVTGALDRADVVILSDYGRGMLTRAVCAEIIKLAKTAGKPVCVDPRGDDYTRYDGAYLIKPNAQELAGEVAMPVGSDAEVEAALAALKSRLGSTPALVVTRGAKGMSFIENGEVHHHRARPRSVYDVSGAGDTALAALSLGVAARLPLADTIALADLAAGTAVGKTGTATVSPEELLDSAIPGAGDVDWRVLSREQAASTVSSWHRDGLKVGFTNGCFDILHPGHLASLRHARSVCDRLVVGLNSDASVTRLKGEGRPVNPAAHRAAMLAALESVDRVVVFEEDTPEALIRAIAPDVLVKGADYKPDDLPGADFIRSRGGEIVIAPLQAGFSTTALVEKMKAGKAL; encoded by the coding sequence ATGCAGCGTCAGGCCGCTTCACTCCTTCTGGGCTCCATAGCCGGAAAACGCGCGCTCGTTATTGGTGACGTGCTTCTGGATTCCTTCGTCTATGGCGAGGTGAAGCGCATTTCTCGCGAGGCGCCGGTGCCGATCCTGTCGGAGACCCGCCGGGAAATGATGCTCGGCGGTGCGGGCAATCTTGTCCGCAATCTGATCAGCCTGGGCGGTGAGGCAAGCGTTATCAGCGTCGCCGGAAATGATCCGCAGGGCGATGCGGTTGAAGGGCTTCTGACCGATTGCGGAACGCATGGCTGCACCCTGATCCGCGAGCCCGGCCGGAGCACACCAACCAAAACCCGATATGTGTCTGGCAGCCAGCAGATGTTCTGCGTGGATTTTGATCCCGGCGCGGCCATCAGTGCCGATACGGCCAAGGCGGTCATCGCAGCCGTCACGGGTGCTCTGGACCGCGCAGACGTCGTGATCCTGTCTGACTATGGCAGGGGGATGCTGACGCGCGCGGTGTGCGCCGAAATCATCAAGCTCGCCAAAACGGCCGGAAAGCCGGTCTGTGTCGATCCGCGCGGTGATGACTATACCCGCTATGACGGCGCCTACCTTATCAAGCCGAACGCGCAGGAACTCGCTGGCGAAGTTGCCATGCCCGTTGGTTCGGATGCCGAAGTTGAGGCTGCGCTTGCAGCGCTCAAGTCGCGGCTTGGCTCGACCCCCGCGCTTGTCGTGACCCGCGGCGCCAAAGGTATGAGCTTTATCGAGAACGGCGAGGTCCATCACCATCGCGCCCGCCCGCGCTCCGTCTATGATGTGTCAGGCGCTGGTGACACCGCTCTGGCAGCCCTCTCGCTGGGCGTAGCGGCGCGCCTGCCGCTCGCGGACACGATCGCTCTGGCAGACCTGGCGGCCGGTACAGCCGTCGGCAAGACAGGTACGGCGACCGTGTCTCCCGAAGAATTGCTCGACAGCGCGATACCCGGGGCAGGTGATGTCGACTGGCGGGTGCTGTCGCGCGAACAGGCCGCCAGCACCGTCAGCTCGTGGCACCGTGACGGGCTGAAGGTCGGCTTCACCAATGGGTGTTTCGATATTCTCCATCCCGGCCATCTTGCCTCGCTGCGTCATGCGCGCTCGGTGTGTGACCGGCTGGTGGTGGGGCTCAATAGCGACGCGTCCGTGACGCGTCTGAAGGGCGAAGGGCGGCCCGTAAATCCGGCGGCTCACCGCGCAGCGATGCTCGCAGCGCTGGAGAGCGTGGATCGGGTGGTGGTGTTCGAGGAAGACACACCCGAAGCACTGATCCGCGCGATTGCGCCCGATGTGCTGGTGAAAGGGGCTGACTACAAGCCCGACGACCTGCCAGGAGCCGACTTCATCAGATCGCGCGGCGGCGAGATCGTGATCGCCCCGCTGCAGGCGGGTTTCTCCACGACCGCGCTGGTCGAAAAGATGAAGGCCGGCAAGGCGCTCTAG